The Thermodesulfobacteriota bacterium genome contains the following window.
GGCAATTCGTCGTGCTGCGGGTGAGCCGGGCGCCCTAGTACCTCGACCTCACTTTGTACCGCACCACGACTTCCTTATCCCGGGGAACCTTTACCGAAAATACGGCTGCCCCGGAATCCTCCTTCTTGTAAGGGTGCGAGCTTTCGAGGATCTTCCAGTCCCCGGGGATCGCCTCCTCGACCCGCACCGTGATGTCCTCCGTCTTGTGGTTCCTCAGGGAGATCTCGTACTCCGACTCGGTAACGTTCGTGGCGACCGGGCTCCAGGTGGTCTGCTTCCTGTCTCCCACGACGTCGAAAGCGTTCCCGA
Protein-coding sequences here:
- a CDS encoding DUF4139 domain-containing protein, which translates into the protein GNAFDVVGDRKQTTWSPVATNVTESEYEISLRNHKTEDITVRVEEAIPGDWKILESSHPYKKEDSGAAVFSVKVPRDKEVVVRYKVRSRY